One window of Streptosporangiales bacterium genomic DNA carries:
- a CDS encoding ABC transporter permease subunit, with the protein MAATQLPVIVRRRARSVDAGFGTGLLVTGVVLLGIVAVAALAAPLLTSWGPMQIDPNATLRPPGGTHLLGTDSNGMDVWSRLLHSVAVDLGVAVTAVALAVVLGSTVGLVCGFRGGWLDDTAMRVVDMLQAFPTFILALAVAALLGPGIGNLIVVLAVVNAPAYARLVRAEVRTVRELPYVDAARLSGSRVVGMLWRHVLPNSVMPVRVLAPLNCGWAMLALAGLSFVGLGVPIPQPEWGAMISIGSSDIVAGRWWTSVPPGLALLVCVLAFSMIGEGLQERSMRRST; encoded by the coding sequence ATGGCCGCCACCCAGCTGCCTGTCATCGTGCGCCGCCGGGCACGGTCAGTGGACGCCGGCTTCGGCACCGGTCTCCTGGTGACCGGCGTGGTCCTGCTCGGGATCGTCGCCGTGGCGGCCCTCGCCGCCCCGCTGCTCACCTCGTGGGGGCCGATGCAGATCGACCCGAACGCCACCTTGCGGCCGCCCGGTGGCACACACCTGCTCGGCACCGACAGCAACGGGATGGACGTCTGGAGCAGGCTGCTGCACTCGGTCGCCGTCGACCTCGGAGTCGCGGTGACCGCGGTCGCGCTGGCGGTGGTGCTCGGCAGTACTGTCGGCCTGGTCTGTGGGTTCCGTGGCGGTTGGCTGGACGACACGGCGATGCGGGTCGTCGACATGCTGCAGGCGTTCCCCACGTTCATCCTCGCGCTCGCGGTGGCGGCGCTCCTCGGGCCGGGTATCGGCAACCTGATCGTGGTGCTCGCCGTGGTGAACGCGCCTGCCTACGCGCGCCTGGTGCGTGCGGAGGTGCGTACGGTACGGGAGCTGCCGTACGTCGACGCGGCGCGGTTGTCCGGCAGCAGGGTGGTCGGGATGCTGTGGCGGCACGTGCTGCCGAACAGCGTGATGCCGGTGCGGGTGCTCGCGCCGTTGAACTGCGGTTGGGCGATGCTCGCGCTGGCGGGACTTTCGTTCGTCGGCCTTGGTGTGCCGATCCCGCAACCGGAGTGGGGCGCGATGATCAGCATCGGCAGCTCCGACATCGTCGCGGGCCGCTGGTGGACGTCGGTGCCGCCGGGCCTCGCGTTGCTGGTGTGCGTGCTCGCGTTCAGCATGATCGGCGAGGGGTTGCAGGAGCGCAGCATGCGGAGGTCGACATGA